The following DNA comes from Flavobacterium sp. N3904.
ATTAGCTTCTCTGTCTAACTGCTTCGTATAAAAAAGCTCCACAGGCTACAGAAACATTTAATGAACCTATAGATCCAAACATTGGAAGTTTTGCTTTCTCATCCACGATTTTAAGCACTGATGGATTCACACCTCTATCTTCAGAACCCATGATGATGGCCACTGGTTCATTCAGAGAAATATCATAAATATTATGTTCTGTTTTTTCGGTAGCAGCAACGGTTTTGATACCGCTAGCTTGCAAAAGAAAAATAGCATCTTTGATGTGTTCTACTTTACAAATCGGAATATTAAATATTGCACCTGCCGAAGTTTTTACCGTATCACCATTTACTGGTGCAGAACCTGCTTTTTGAACAATAATCCCATTAACACCAGTGCATTCAGCGGTTCTTATTATAGCACCAAAATTACGTGCATCTGAGATTTGATCCAATATTAAGAACAAAGGCTTTTTTCCGTTTTCAATTACGGTTTCAATCAGAGTTTCCAAATCATAAAACGAGATAGGAGATACGGTAGCTACAGCACCTTGATGATTATTGGGAGTCAATCGGTTTAGTTTTTCTACAGGAACATAAGAGAAATTGATATTTCCACGCTTCATCACTTTCATCAAGTCTTTCATCAGTTCGCTGCTCGCTTCCTTCTGAATATAGACTTTATCTACTGTTGCGCCCGCTTGTATGGCTTCAATTATCGCCCTAATCCCAAATATTTGATGTTCTTTTTCCATGGCGCAAAGTTAGGTAAAAGGTTTGTAAAAAAAAAACCACCCCGCAAGCGGGATGGTTTAAATGACTTATTCGAAATAGAATGTCTATTGTAAATAGAATGGACTAAATGCATTTATAGAATACAAATCATTGTTTACTACGTTTGGAACGTTAGCACTATTTGAAGAATACTCTGAATTTGGATACAATAATCTATTTGGTCTTACTGTTTTAGTAGCAATAATAGGAAGTGGAAGCCATGGGAATCCAGTTCTTACTTGATCAAGATATGGTTCAATACCAGTAATCGAGTTAAGTGCTAACCATTTTTGAGTCATGATAGCCTCAATTTTGTTTGTAGATCCTGCCCATCCTAGACCGTTTAAACCAGCTGTTGCTGCAATATATGTAGCTGGGTTAATAGTTGTTGGTGCAAAATTACCCCATCCAGTGTTGTACCAATCAAATGAGGCTGTGATACCAGCTTCGAATGCTGCTTGTGCATCACCAGTTAAATAACCTCTTTGAAAAGCTTCAGCTTGCAAAAATTGGCTTTCAGCATTAAGCATAAAATACCCATCTCTACTTGATCCATTTTGAAGTTGTGGTTGAATTGGACTTAATCCAGTAATATGACGACCTAAATTATTTATTACTTTTGGAGCAGTTCCACCTGCAGCTTGAGCTAC
Coding sequences within:
- the rlmB gene encoding 23S rRNA (guanosine(2251)-2'-O)-methyltransferase RlmB, translating into MEKEHQIFGIRAIIEAIQAGATVDKVYIQKEASSELMKDLMKVMKRGNINFSYVPVEKLNRLTPNNHQGAVATVSPISFYDLETLIETVIENGKKPLFLILDQISDARNFGAIIRTAECTGVNGIIVQKAGSAPVNGDTVKTSAGAIFNIPICKVEHIKDAIFLLQASGIKTVAATEKTEHNIYDISLNEPVAIIMGSEDRGVNPSVLKIVDEKAKLPMFGSIGSLNVSVACGAFLYEAVRQRS